Proteins encoded by one window of Astatotilapia calliptera chromosome 13, fAstCal1.2, whole genome shotgun sequence:
- the LOC113035484 gene encoding uncharacterized protein LOC113035484 isoform X2: MSSLFDHGLIRTVAVEQVVAPIAIHICHLVLLCDSAEEPEQFSQLEGAAQTVAKATENMAAVASRQIRETEDEVFHMEMSSLLESFAVCGQHVLLAAQKLSIQPSLTEHREELVTATQNVFLGIVKVLLVDDDAAVRKVIAAADQVLECLSEVGSSSDIKSLLKSFQMFSEALLAFNRLTMERANSLRDPRQTKQLLDSLDTLRRCISMLHTAMCTTIKHPTNEQAREAKRYILDKVQNTVGDITATLQSDCHGGPLGPCGYYTWKSNSLLQLLTSPSTSSIRDSSFDCLVRDLVFHCMVVANMSRRDFQQRVVFHCRHILQFWSDIKRILKSSEDSAQSFEKTCIFLRQQILMLDKTLMTTVLYQVMDILLAASSTAEQLLGHILLLDSSTKLDLNFIQSEVEDLISCTDRLIQVANFTSAMALDAKSLENVENSRACLSRLRARIAPLSLELADNSMQTAQKLREVCQKWEEETEQLQDAFSDVMDIREFTSIAVNEMVSDRHGCDTAYREQSYEQFNEHAANLIGHMKLAIHSVRRHLDRSDEPIYRNGLLVLLKQVQSSQAKVAESVRSMLNGSTLNVEAYSTFSDSVSTVIEHFKVLRSGLDGQQHPHLLSPLREGARQLEITQPCLPVKDSCELSVDDMLRGSDIPFFEVLERETKHEEKHTDQGPIKAEPDHKVDSDDLTFPAVSDEPKLILKPLKFDLLPLLYEVVTVTKGKDVTLLNQACTSVLELSNCYAQATKEALVIVDAVDCQTLEIFRAELVSLTPLLVQTAQETAMSSAMSTESIFKHSTQFSDLINNIRKVLLPAAGTWYHTVYNELQGNLPNIPASSAQQLNEAMTLCADVVQLLTSSDLTTQSDGQETLRVLHSKLTKAQNNTRQLIEFSSAYEGQSDQLEALCILWSLSIQILLNSLDKILGTSTALNHLNPQKQLSVLSENSLRIQEATRLTSINCRSAYKSKELTRYQDELKNLTEDYLKAAEEFDLMPGVVHLAKSEFFQRKLLIKIRVLFGHLSKVNKDYDTTFQNLLTIAHFAAEHFRENNAEDAEQRFEHAAQTLIENVKSATRRVEDSLNYIHDPRTRSNLRSINDHLSFQISDIICRARLMLETHYICDTLSLDVQTRCWSAKAHYVMEEIRKQEGIHQEVKEYIKAGLQGRAPEDISKVLAKIPTKVKEVEFTSDTTINSNQKGIKENVDAAKSNINMASGAKYGPGNTKKDDSAASGLCQEVSSLTYTSLFLKQESNSWDPKDNRIVQVTRKMADTVCYMTQYLKKKGPIANKEAFVSAAKDVISNCQSVTQFIRVIANHSLDKQCAVELSLIVEQILTITNQLSIISSVNAVTPGCKSSDEILVKNAQNLLQTVLRGVRAAETACIKGLKQPEPNSDGAEATALCFQWKRNLEIHRAQQTSNPDTDELGLRKTSAHPLAPSLAPQVNV, from the exons ATGTCCTCGTTGTTCGATCATGGGTTGATCAGGACTGTAGCAGTTGAGCAGGTGGTTGCACCAATTGCAATTCATATATGCCACCTGGTGTTGCTGTGTGACAGCGCAGAGGAACCTGAACAATTCAGCCAGCTGGAGGGGGCAGCTCAGACTGTGGCTAAAGCTACTGAGAACATGGCAGCAGTGGCTTCCAG GCAAATACGTGAGACGGAGGATGAAGTTTTTCACATGGAGATGTCCTCCCTGCTAGAGTCATTCGCTGTGTGTGGGCAGCATGTCCTGCTGGCAGCTCAGAAACTGAGTATCCAGCCAAGTTTAACTGAACACAGAGAGGAGCTCGTCACTGCTACACAAAACGTTTTCCTCGGAATAGTCAAG GTTCTGTTGGTGGATGATGATGCTGCTGTAAGGAAAGTTAtagctgctgctgatcaggTTTTGGAGTGTCTCTCTGAAGTTGGCTCCTCCTCAGATATCAAGTCTCTTCTTAAATCTTTCCAAATGTTTTCTGAGGCTCTTCTTGCCTTTAACAGACTGACAATGGAGAGAGCAAATTCCTTACGGGATCCCAGACAAACCAAACAACTCCTCGATTCCTTGGACACCCTGAGGAGGTGCATCTCCATGCTGCACACAGCCATGTGTACAACCATCAAACACCCTACCAATGAGCAAGCCCGAGAAGCCAAGAGGTACATTCTGGACAAAGTTCAGAATACTGTTGGTGACATTACAGCAACCCTCCAGAGTGACTGCCATGGAGGACCACTGGGGCCTTGTGGGTATTATACCTGGAAAAGTAACAGTCTATTACAACTGCTCACTAGTCCCTCCACCTCCTCAATCCGAGACAGCAGCTTTGACTGCTTGGTCAGAGATCTTGTGTTTCATTGCATGGTCGTGGCAAACATGTCTCGCAGAGACTTTCAGCAAAGAGTGGTTTTCCACTGTCGTCACATCCTGCAGTTCTGGTCTGacataaaaaggattttaaagtCTTCTGAGGATTCTGCACAGAGCTTTGAGAAGACCTGCATTTTCCTGCGCCAGCAAATACTAATGCTTGACAAAACTTTGATGACTACAGTTCTGTATCAAGTCATGGACATACTTCTTGCGGCTTCCTCCACAGCTGAGCAACTTTTAGGACACATCTTGCTTTTAGATTCCTCTACAAAGCTGGATCTGAACTTTATTCAGTCGGAAGTTGAGGATTTAATTTCCTGCACTGACAGACTAATCCAGGTCGCCAATTTTACCTCAGCTATGGCTCTCGATGCTAAGAGTTTAGAGAATGTGGAAAATTCCCGAGCATGCCTTTCGAGACTCAGGGCTCGAATCGCTCCCCTTTCGCTGGAGCTGGCAGATAATTCAATGCAAACTGCTCAGAAGCTTCGTGAAGTGTGTCAGAAATGGGAAGAGGAGACTGAGCAGCTTCAGGATGCTTTCAGTGATGTGATGGACATTAGGGAGTTCACCAGTATAGCTGTTAATGAGATGGTGAGTGATCGCCATGGATGTGACACAGCATACAGAGAACAAAGCTATGAACAGTTTAATGAACATGCAGCAAACCTCATTGGTCACATGAAGCTGGCGATTCACTCAGTGAGGAGGCATTTGGATAGAAGTGACGAACCCATCTACAGGAACGGCCTTTTGGTCCTCCTGAAGCAGGTTCAGTCATCTCAAGCCAAAGTAGCTGAGTCAGTCAGAAGCATGCTTAATGGATCCACGCTGAACGTGGAGGCATATTCTACATTTAGTGACAGCGTTTCCACCGTCATTGAGCATTTTAAGGTGCTTAGATCAGGATTGGATGGCCAACAGCATCCGCATCTCCTGAGCCCGCTGCGAGAGGGGGCTCGTCAGCTCGAAATCACACAGCCATGTCTGCCAGTCAAAGACAGCTGTGAACTGAGTGTGGACGATATGTTAAGAGGCTCGGATATTCCTTTTTTTGAAGTTTTGGAAAGAGAAACCAAACATGAGGAGAAGCACACAGATCAGGGACCCATAAAAGCCGAACCAGACCATAAAGTTGACAGCGATGATTTAACGTTCCCAGCTGTCTCAGATGAGCCTAAACTGATTCTCAAGCCTCTCAAATTTGACCTTTTACCCCTCTTGTATGAAGTTGTAACTGTGACTAAAGGGAAAGACGTGACACTGCTCAACCAGGCCTGCACCAGTGTTCTTGAGCTGTCAAACTGTTATGCCCAAGCTACAAAGGAGGCCTTGGTCATTGTCGATGCAGTTGACTGTCAGACTTTGGAAATCTTTAGGGCCGAGCTGGTATCCCTGACTCCACTGCTCGTCCAGACAGCTCAAGAGACGGCGATGAGCTCAGCGATGAGTACGGAGAGCATCTTTAAGCACAGCACACAGTTTTCTGACCTTATTAATAACATTCGAAAGGTTTTGCTGCCAGCAGCTGGGACCTGGTATCACACTGTTTATAATGAGCTGCAAGGGAATCTACCAAATATACCAGCCAGTTCTGCACAGCAACTCAATGAAGCAATGACTTTATGTGCTGACGTGGTCCAACTCTTGACATCTTCAGATTTAACCACACAAAGTGATGGTCAAGAAACATTGAGGGTTTTACACAGCAAGCTTACCAAAGCACAGAACAACACAAGGCAACTGATAGAGTTTTCCTCCGCATATGAAGGACAGTCAGATCAGCTAGAGGCACTTTGTATCCTCTGGAGTCTCTCCATTCAGATTTTGCTTAATTCTCTGGATAAGATTTTGGGAACATCGACTGCACTGAACCATTTGAACCCTCAGAAACAGCTCTCAGTGTTGTCTGAGAACTCGCTCCGAATCCAAGAGGCAACCAGGCTCACAAGCATAAACTGCAGAAGTGCTTATAAATCAAAGGAGTTAACCAGATACCAGGATGAACTGAAAAACCTGACTGAGGACTACCTTAAAGCTGCAGAAGAATTTGATTTAATGCCAGGCGTGGTGCACCTTGCAAAATCGGAATTCTTCCAGAGAAAACTTTTGATTAAAATTCGAGTGCTTTTTGGTCATTTAAGCAAAGTGAATAAGGACTATGATACTACATTTCAAAATCTTCTCACAATTGCTCATTTCGCTGCTGAACACTTCAGAGAGAACAACGCAGAAGATGCAGAGCAAAGGTTTGAACATGCGGCACAAACGCttattgaaaatgtaaaatctgcTACCAGAAGAGTGGAGGACAGCTTAAATTACATCCATGACCCACGCACTCGCTCCAATCTGAGGTCCATTAATGACCACCTGTCTTTTCAGATCTCAGATATAATCTGCAGGGCGAGGCTCATGCTAGAGACTCACTACATTTGTGACACACTCAGTCTGGATGTGCAGACACGCTGTTGGTCAGCAAAAGCTCATTACGTGATGGAAGAGATCAGGAAGCAAGAAGGGATTCACCAAGAGGTTAAAGAGTACATAAAGGCTGGACTACAGGGGAGAGCACCTGAGGATATTAGCAAAGTTTTGGCTAAAATCCCAACTAAAGTCAAAGAAGTGGAATTTACCTCTGACACAACAATAAATTCAAACCAGAAAGGCATTAAAGAAAATGTAGATGCTGCAAAAAGTAACATAAATATGGCATCTGGGGCCAAATATGGACCTGGAAATACTAAAAAGGAT GATAGTGCTGCATCTGGCTTGTGCCAAGAAGTCTCTTCCCTGACCTACACCTCCCTTTTTCTAAAGCAAGAAAGCAACAGCTGGGATCCCAAGGACAACAGAATAGTCCAGGTGACCAGGAAGATGGCCGACACAGTATGTTACATGACTCAGTATCTGAAGAAGAAAGGCCCAATAGCG aatAAAGAGGCTTTTGTTTCTGCAGCCAAAGATGTGATCTCAAACTGCCAGTCAGTTACCCAGTTTATCAGAGTTATTGCCAACCACAGCCTCGACAAGCAGTGTGCAGTTGAACTCTCGCTAATTGTTGAGCAGATTCTCACCATCACAAATCAGCTCAGCATCATTTCCAG TGTCAATGCTGTGACTCCTGGGTGCAAATCTTCTGATGAGATCCTGGTAAAGAATGCACAAAATCTGCTCCAGACAGTCTTACGTGGGGTTCGAGCTGCAGAAACAGCATGCATTAAA GGTCTGAAGCAGCCTGAGCCAAATTCGGATGGTGCAGAGGCTACAGCTTTGTGTTTCCAGTGGAAGAGAAACCTGGAGATCCATCGAGCCCAGCAGACCTCTAACCCAGATACAGATGAGCTGGGACTGAGGAAGACGTCGGCGCACCCTTTAGCCCCAAGTCTTGCCCCACAGGTTAATGTATAA
- the LOC113035484 gene encoding uncharacterized protein LOC113035484 isoform X1 produces MSSLFDHGLIRTVAVEQVVAPIAIHICHLVLLCDSAEEPEQFSQLEGAAQTVAKATENMAAVASRLFTSRQIRETEDEVFHMEMSSLLESFAVCGQHVLLAAQKLSIQPSLTEHREELVTATQNVFLGIVKVLLVDDDAAVRKVIAAADQVLECLSEVGSSSDIKSLLKSFQMFSEALLAFNRLTMERANSLRDPRQTKQLLDSLDTLRRCISMLHTAMCTTIKHPTNEQAREAKRYILDKVQNTVGDITATLQSDCHGGPLGPCGYYTWKSNSLLQLLTSPSTSSIRDSSFDCLVRDLVFHCMVVANMSRRDFQQRVVFHCRHILQFWSDIKRILKSSEDSAQSFEKTCIFLRQQILMLDKTLMTTVLYQVMDILLAASSTAEQLLGHILLLDSSTKLDLNFIQSEVEDLISCTDRLIQVANFTSAMALDAKSLENVENSRACLSRLRARIAPLSLELADNSMQTAQKLREVCQKWEEETEQLQDAFSDVMDIREFTSIAVNEMVSDRHGCDTAYREQSYEQFNEHAANLIGHMKLAIHSVRRHLDRSDEPIYRNGLLVLLKQVQSSQAKVAESVRSMLNGSTLNVEAYSTFSDSVSTVIEHFKVLRSGLDGQQHPHLLSPLREGARQLEITQPCLPVKDSCELSVDDMLRGSDIPFFEVLERETKHEEKHTDQGPIKAEPDHKVDSDDLTFPAVSDEPKLILKPLKFDLLPLLYEVVTVTKGKDVTLLNQACTSVLELSNCYAQATKEALVIVDAVDCQTLEIFRAELVSLTPLLVQTAQETAMSSAMSTESIFKHSTQFSDLINNIRKVLLPAAGTWYHTVYNELQGNLPNIPASSAQQLNEAMTLCADVVQLLTSSDLTTQSDGQETLRVLHSKLTKAQNNTRQLIEFSSAYEGQSDQLEALCILWSLSIQILLNSLDKILGTSTALNHLNPQKQLSVLSENSLRIQEATRLTSINCRSAYKSKELTRYQDELKNLTEDYLKAAEEFDLMPGVVHLAKSEFFQRKLLIKIRVLFGHLSKVNKDYDTTFQNLLTIAHFAAEHFRENNAEDAEQRFEHAAQTLIENVKSATRRVEDSLNYIHDPRTRSNLRSINDHLSFQISDIICRARLMLETHYICDTLSLDVQTRCWSAKAHYVMEEIRKQEGIHQEVKEYIKAGLQGRAPEDISKVLAKIPTKVKEVEFTSDTTINSNQKGIKENVDAAKSNINMASGAKYGPGNTKKDDSAASGLCQEVSSLTYTSLFLKQESNSWDPKDNRIVQVTRKMADTVCYMTQYLKKKGPIANKEAFVSAAKDVISNCQSVTQFIRVIANHSLDKQCAVELSLIVEQILTITNQLSIISSVNAVTPGCKSSDEILVKNAQNLLQTVLRGVRAAETACIKGLKQPEPNSDGAEATALCFQWKRNLEIHRAQQTSNPDTDELGLRKTSAHPLAPSLAPQVNV; encoded by the exons ATGTCCTCGTTGTTCGATCATGGGTTGATCAGGACTGTAGCAGTTGAGCAGGTGGTTGCACCAATTGCAATTCATATATGCCACCTGGTGTTGCTGTGTGACAGCGCAGAGGAACCTGAACAATTCAGCCAGCTGGAGGGGGCAGCTCAGACTGTGGCTAAAGCTACTGAGAACATGGCAGCAGTGGCTTCCAG ACTCTTTACTTCTAGGCAAATACGTGAGACGGAGGATGAAGTTTTTCACATGGAGATGTCCTCCCTGCTAGAGTCATTCGCTGTGTGTGGGCAGCATGTCCTGCTGGCAGCTCAGAAACTGAGTATCCAGCCAAGTTTAACTGAACACAGAGAGGAGCTCGTCACTGCTACACAAAACGTTTTCCTCGGAATAGTCAAG GTTCTGTTGGTGGATGATGATGCTGCTGTAAGGAAAGTTAtagctgctgctgatcaggTTTTGGAGTGTCTCTCTGAAGTTGGCTCCTCCTCAGATATCAAGTCTCTTCTTAAATCTTTCCAAATGTTTTCTGAGGCTCTTCTTGCCTTTAACAGACTGACAATGGAGAGAGCAAATTCCTTACGGGATCCCAGACAAACCAAACAACTCCTCGATTCCTTGGACACCCTGAGGAGGTGCATCTCCATGCTGCACACAGCCATGTGTACAACCATCAAACACCCTACCAATGAGCAAGCCCGAGAAGCCAAGAGGTACATTCTGGACAAAGTTCAGAATACTGTTGGTGACATTACAGCAACCCTCCAGAGTGACTGCCATGGAGGACCACTGGGGCCTTGTGGGTATTATACCTGGAAAAGTAACAGTCTATTACAACTGCTCACTAGTCCCTCCACCTCCTCAATCCGAGACAGCAGCTTTGACTGCTTGGTCAGAGATCTTGTGTTTCATTGCATGGTCGTGGCAAACATGTCTCGCAGAGACTTTCAGCAAAGAGTGGTTTTCCACTGTCGTCACATCCTGCAGTTCTGGTCTGacataaaaaggattttaaagtCTTCTGAGGATTCTGCACAGAGCTTTGAGAAGACCTGCATTTTCCTGCGCCAGCAAATACTAATGCTTGACAAAACTTTGATGACTACAGTTCTGTATCAAGTCATGGACATACTTCTTGCGGCTTCCTCCACAGCTGAGCAACTTTTAGGACACATCTTGCTTTTAGATTCCTCTACAAAGCTGGATCTGAACTTTATTCAGTCGGAAGTTGAGGATTTAATTTCCTGCACTGACAGACTAATCCAGGTCGCCAATTTTACCTCAGCTATGGCTCTCGATGCTAAGAGTTTAGAGAATGTGGAAAATTCCCGAGCATGCCTTTCGAGACTCAGGGCTCGAATCGCTCCCCTTTCGCTGGAGCTGGCAGATAATTCAATGCAAACTGCTCAGAAGCTTCGTGAAGTGTGTCAGAAATGGGAAGAGGAGACTGAGCAGCTTCAGGATGCTTTCAGTGATGTGATGGACATTAGGGAGTTCACCAGTATAGCTGTTAATGAGATGGTGAGTGATCGCCATGGATGTGACACAGCATACAGAGAACAAAGCTATGAACAGTTTAATGAACATGCAGCAAACCTCATTGGTCACATGAAGCTGGCGATTCACTCAGTGAGGAGGCATTTGGATAGAAGTGACGAACCCATCTACAGGAACGGCCTTTTGGTCCTCCTGAAGCAGGTTCAGTCATCTCAAGCCAAAGTAGCTGAGTCAGTCAGAAGCATGCTTAATGGATCCACGCTGAACGTGGAGGCATATTCTACATTTAGTGACAGCGTTTCCACCGTCATTGAGCATTTTAAGGTGCTTAGATCAGGATTGGATGGCCAACAGCATCCGCATCTCCTGAGCCCGCTGCGAGAGGGGGCTCGTCAGCTCGAAATCACACAGCCATGTCTGCCAGTCAAAGACAGCTGTGAACTGAGTGTGGACGATATGTTAAGAGGCTCGGATATTCCTTTTTTTGAAGTTTTGGAAAGAGAAACCAAACATGAGGAGAAGCACACAGATCAGGGACCCATAAAAGCCGAACCAGACCATAAAGTTGACAGCGATGATTTAACGTTCCCAGCTGTCTCAGATGAGCCTAAACTGATTCTCAAGCCTCTCAAATTTGACCTTTTACCCCTCTTGTATGAAGTTGTAACTGTGACTAAAGGGAAAGACGTGACACTGCTCAACCAGGCCTGCACCAGTGTTCTTGAGCTGTCAAACTGTTATGCCCAAGCTACAAAGGAGGCCTTGGTCATTGTCGATGCAGTTGACTGTCAGACTTTGGAAATCTTTAGGGCCGAGCTGGTATCCCTGACTCCACTGCTCGTCCAGACAGCTCAAGAGACGGCGATGAGCTCAGCGATGAGTACGGAGAGCATCTTTAAGCACAGCACACAGTTTTCTGACCTTATTAATAACATTCGAAAGGTTTTGCTGCCAGCAGCTGGGACCTGGTATCACACTGTTTATAATGAGCTGCAAGGGAATCTACCAAATATACCAGCCAGTTCTGCACAGCAACTCAATGAAGCAATGACTTTATGTGCTGACGTGGTCCAACTCTTGACATCTTCAGATTTAACCACACAAAGTGATGGTCAAGAAACATTGAGGGTTTTACACAGCAAGCTTACCAAAGCACAGAACAACACAAGGCAACTGATAGAGTTTTCCTCCGCATATGAAGGACAGTCAGATCAGCTAGAGGCACTTTGTATCCTCTGGAGTCTCTCCATTCAGATTTTGCTTAATTCTCTGGATAAGATTTTGGGAACATCGACTGCACTGAACCATTTGAACCCTCAGAAACAGCTCTCAGTGTTGTCTGAGAACTCGCTCCGAATCCAAGAGGCAACCAGGCTCACAAGCATAAACTGCAGAAGTGCTTATAAATCAAAGGAGTTAACCAGATACCAGGATGAACTGAAAAACCTGACTGAGGACTACCTTAAAGCTGCAGAAGAATTTGATTTAATGCCAGGCGTGGTGCACCTTGCAAAATCGGAATTCTTCCAGAGAAAACTTTTGATTAAAATTCGAGTGCTTTTTGGTCATTTAAGCAAAGTGAATAAGGACTATGATACTACATTTCAAAATCTTCTCACAATTGCTCATTTCGCTGCTGAACACTTCAGAGAGAACAACGCAGAAGATGCAGAGCAAAGGTTTGAACATGCGGCACAAACGCttattgaaaatgtaaaatctgcTACCAGAAGAGTGGAGGACAGCTTAAATTACATCCATGACCCACGCACTCGCTCCAATCTGAGGTCCATTAATGACCACCTGTCTTTTCAGATCTCAGATATAATCTGCAGGGCGAGGCTCATGCTAGAGACTCACTACATTTGTGACACACTCAGTCTGGATGTGCAGACACGCTGTTGGTCAGCAAAAGCTCATTACGTGATGGAAGAGATCAGGAAGCAAGAAGGGATTCACCAAGAGGTTAAAGAGTACATAAAGGCTGGACTACAGGGGAGAGCACCTGAGGATATTAGCAAAGTTTTGGCTAAAATCCCAACTAAAGTCAAAGAAGTGGAATTTACCTCTGACACAACAATAAATTCAAACCAGAAAGGCATTAAAGAAAATGTAGATGCTGCAAAAAGTAACATAAATATGGCATCTGGGGCCAAATATGGACCTGGAAATACTAAAAAGGAT GATAGTGCTGCATCTGGCTTGTGCCAAGAAGTCTCTTCCCTGACCTACACCTCCCTTTTTCTAAAGCAAGAAAGCAACAGCTGGGATCCCAAGGACAACAGAATAGTCCAGGTGACCAGGAAGATGGCCGACACAGTATGTTACATGACTCAGTATCTGAAGAAGAAAGGCCCAATAGCG aatAAAGAGGCTTTTGTTTCTGCAGCCAAAGATGTGATCTCAAACTGCCAGTCAGTTACCCAGTTTATCAGAGTTATTGCCAACCACAGCCTCGACAAGCAGTGTGCAGTTGAACTCTCGCTAATTGTTGAGCAGATTCTCACCATCACAAATCAGCTCAGCATCATTTCCAG TGTCAATGCTGTGACTCCTGGGTGCAAATCTTCTGATGAGATCCTGGTAAAGAATGCACAAAATCTGCTCCAGACAGTCTTACGTGGGGTTCGAGCTGCAGAAACAGCATGCATTAAA GGTCTGAAGCAGCCTGAGCCAAATTCGGATGGTGCAGAGGCTACAGCTTTGTGTTTCCAGTGGAAGAGAAACCTGGAGATCCATCGAGCCCAGCAGACCTCTAACCCAGATACAGATGAGCTGGGACTGAGGAAGACGTCGGCGCACCCTTTAGCCCCAAGTCTTGCCCCACAGGTTAATGTATAA